TTGGATCCCTTCAGGATCAATCTAAAATTGTCAATAAATGGTTCAAGAAATGTCTGTTGTGATTCGGGAAGGCAGTTTGGTTGGCCGCTGTCCCTCCAGCTCCTCAGGAGCTTCTGCGTCTGTGGATAGACGCTGAATGTAGCTCAGAGTCTTTGTGAATCTCTCACTACTGGTGTTTATGTTGCAGCTTTCGCATCCACATGGACTCCATGGACATGTACTAATTactgaatgttgtttttaatctgggcggcacggtggtgcagtggttagcactgtagcctcataacaagagggttccaggttcgaaaTCCGGTCTGGGCCCGTCTGTgaagagtttgcatgttctccctgtgcctgcatgggttttctcggattgactggcgaccaatccagggtgtaccccgcctctcgcccgtagtcagctagGATCGGCTCAGCTCCCCTGTATAGGTTCATAAAACCTTAGAAGTCAGTCCAATGTTTGCAAAGAagagaaatcaaaacaaaaaaaacagcagccatGATCTGTGTAGGACAGGTTAAGGTCTTAATCAGGTATGTGCTGCTgacattaattaaatatttcaggTCTTCCTATTTTGAAGCCTTTCTTGGTGCTGTGCCTGAACCTTGCTGTCTTTATCACTGCTCACTTTGAAGATAGAGTTTATTGTGAAACTGATGTGAACAGAGATAGTTGTGTCTAGAAGAATATTTACTCTATGAAGCAATTATCTGATATAACTAAAAATACACaatctgatgatgatgagtctTTTTAGGTGCCATTTAAGGACCAATAAAACTCTActtaatgcaaaagaaaacaccCTGAACCTTCCACCAGAGGCAGAAAAGGAATTACTGCATAAGAAACGGCCTTGTCAGGAAATAATAACAAATGCTAAGACAGAGATGGGTGTGTGCAGTATTGTTTTCTAGTTTTGGTAAAGGAAGCAGGGGGAAATCCTGAGGAGAACGCCTGGCATGGCAACCCTGGCAgtacaacaggaaacagaaatatttcaataaGATGTGACTGTAACTCAGTCCACATTCTTGCCCAGATCATAAGGATTATCTGCAGTCATGCATTTAGGTTATAAGCTCCCCTTTGATATAATGAAGTCAACCAGCAGACTGCACAAGAATGTGAttattatgtttacattttacttgACATGGTCCATACATGGAGGGGTGATTCTATCAGTCAGTATAAGTGTGctggtctgttttgtttgtttctttttttttttttgggaaatACTCCAACACACAGATGGGAGTAATGATTAATTCATCTTGAAAATTTATTATGTAACATTATTTGTCCTTATGTAATTTCAAAATTGCCCACTGATAGACTTTAAACATCTGTTTGagatttaatatttatttagcttatatttgtGATAGATTGTTTTAGTAGATTGTTCATGATGGACAAGACTTTGCTTAAGCCTCTTTAGTTCTCGCCCCCCTCTGTACATATccatttagtttttttattgaatttcaTCTACTCTTATCACAATGAAGACATCAGAGTAGATGATGTCTTCATtgtgcaaaaaaataaacaagctgACTAAGACTGTGCTGTCAGCTGCTGAGTCAGGATCCACATTTTTGCTGCATCTTGTCCAATTGCAAACATGTAGGTGCATGATATAGCACAGCTAATGCCTATGTATCTCTAACAGCAACTGCTGAGCCACGGTAGTGTGGTGGGACCACAGGGGAAATCATAAGCAAGCAGACAGTAGACAAAGATGAGTGATCATGATGAAACTGCTTCAAAAATAATGATTCTGTGACAACTACGCTTTAATCTAGCTATTGTTAccagatttattattattattctgtcaaATGTATTAAGTAATCAAAGGAAGATGTAAATGTTCAATGTAAGCATAGACATGTAAATGATACATGTAACCAGTGTTGGGAAGGAcatgtcattcattttctaactaatgtggtggagtagaagtactaagtataaataaattgtaaaCAATATGGTACAGAGACCTCAAATTTGCACTGATTAGCTGAGTAAATTTACAGTACATAGCTATCTTCCACCAGTGGCACTGAAGTTTTTCTGCACCTTTGAAAGCTAACGTGCACAAAacataactttttatttttagatttgattgatttgtaTGGCTAATAATGAGAAGCAAAGCACTGATGGGCAAAAGCCTTCTGTCTTCAAACCATTAACTTTTCAGGAAGCAAGAAAACCATGCCACTATTCAGCTGACGAGGTTTTCCactcaaagttttttttttttttttttaaatgtatgtctTAGAAATAATACAACCTTATTTGTCACTTAGTACATATGGAAGATGGATTTTTAATGATgcattctgttctgtttctcgGCAGGATGGCTCAAGACAGcgtaaagaaagaaagaagactgTATCATTCAGCAGCATGCCCACTGAGAAGAAAATTAGCAGTGCAAGTGACTGTATTAATGCAATGGTCGATGGCTCTGAGCTAAAGAAAGTGCGGTCAAATTCACGCATTTACCACCGCTACTTCCTTCTTGATGCCGACATGCAGTCTTTGAGATGGGAGCCCTCAAAGAAAGAATCGGAAAAGGCCAAAATTGATGTAAAATCCATCAAAGAAGTTCGGACCGGGAAAAATACAGACACTTTCAGAACCAATGGAACCTATGACCAGATATCGGAGGACTGTGCTTTCTCAATTATCTTTGGGGAGAACTACGAGTCCCTGGACTTGGtggcaaacacagcagatgtggCCAACATATGGGTCACAGGGCTGAGGTACCTGATCTCCTACGGCAAACATACCTTGAATATGATAGAGAGCAGTCAGAACAACATGCGCTTATCTTGGCTCGGTGAACTTTTTGATGAGGCAGACAgtaacaacagcaaacaaataacaatatGTGTGGCTGTGCAGCTCATCAAAAAATTGAACCCAGgacttaaaaatgtgaaaatagaGCTGAAGTTCAAGGAGCTTCACAAAGCTAAGGACAAAACAGGCTCTGATGTGACAAAAGAGGAGTTCATTGAGGTCTTTCATGATCTTTGCACCAGACCagaaatttattttctctttgttcagtTCTCTAGTAACAAAGAATTTCTGGACACTAAGGACTTAATGATATTTCTGGAGGCAGAGCAGGGTATGGCACAAGTCAGTGAAGACACCAGCTTAGAAGTCATTCAGAAATATGAACCATCTAAAGAGGGCCAACTCAAGGGTTGGCTTTCTCTTGATGGGTTCACCAACTATCTTATGTCTTCAGAGTGCCATATATTTGACCCTGAACAAAAGACAGTATGCCAGGACATGAACCAGCCCTTGTCCCACTATTATATCAATGCATCCCACAACACTTATCTGATAGAAGATCAGTTCAGAGGTCCCTCTGATGTGACGGGCTATATTCGTGCTCTCAAGATGGGCTGCCGCAGTGTGGAGCTGGATGTGTGGGATGGGCCTGATAACGAACCTGTCATTTACACTGGGCACACGATGACATCACAGATTTCTTTTCGCAGTGTCATTGACGTTATCAACAAGTATGCCTTTGTTGCATCTGAGTTTCCACTGATTCTGTGTTTAGAAAACCATTGCTCCTTAAAGCAGCAGAGGGTCATGTTTCAGCACTTAAAAAAGATCCTTGGAGACAAGATCCAGTTAGACCCTCCAAAACCTGAAGACTGTTAcctcccctctccttctgcactaAAGGGAAAAATCCTCCTGAAGGGTAAGAAACTGAGTACGAACTGCACTGCATCTGAGGGTGAGGTGACAGATGAGGACGAGGGGGCAGAGATGTCTCAGAGGATGAGCATTGAGTCTGCGGAACAGCAGACAATTGCACCCAAGAAATTCCAGCTGTCGAAGGACCTCTCTGATCTGGTGACCTTGTGTAAGTCTGTGGAGTTTAAAGACTTTCCAACGTCTTTCCAAAGCCAGAAGCAATGGGAACTCTGCTCTTTCAATGAGGTCTTTGCCAGTCGCTGTGCCAGTGACTTCCCAGGTGACTTTGTTAACTACAACAAGAAGTTCCTAGCACGGGTTTACCCTAGCCCCATGCGAATTGACTCCAGCAACATGAATCCACAAGATTTCTGGAAGTGTGGGTGCCAGATTGTGGCAATGAACTACCAAACTCCTGGCCTGATGATGGACTTGAACATCGGCTGGTTCCGTCAGAATGGGAACTGTGGCTACGTGCTACGTCCAGCAATCATGAGGGAGCAAGTTTCATATTTTAGTGCCAACACTAAAGATTCAGTGCCTGGTGTATCTCCACAGCTCTTGCACATCAAGATCATCAGTGGACAGAACTTCCCAAAGCCTAAAGGTTCAGGTGCGAAAGGAGATGTAGTAGACCCATATGTGTATGTGGAAATACATGGCATTCCTGCTGACTGTGCTGAACAAAGGACTAAAACGGTCCACCAGAATGGGGACAACCCTCTCTTTGATGAGAGCTTTGAGTTTCAAATAAATCTGCCAGAGCTTGCAATGGTGCGCTTTGTGGTGCTAGACGACGACTATATTGGTGATGAATTTATCGGCCAATATACAATCCCCTTTGAGTGTCTCCAGCCAGGTTTTCGCCATGTGCCACTACAGTCTCTGACAGGGGAGGTTCTGCCACATACCTTGTTGTTTGTTCATGTGGCCATAACCAATCGAAGAGGAGGTGGCAAACCCCACAAAAGGGGGCTTTCTGTACGAAAGGGCAAGAGGAGTAGAGAGTATGCCATCATGAGAGTGTTAGTGATTAAGGCTGTGGATGATGTCTTCAAAACAGCCCTGCTGCCACTAAGGGAGGCAACAGACCTCAGAGAAAACATGCAGGTAAGACAAAATTAAACACTCATTCTATTCATTAATATCCTCAGCCTCTGATCTGTGCACTACTGAATTAACATTATCATCGCTGATGTGTGTGGGAACTTTTTCTTCCATCTTGCAGCATGGAGATGTTTTTCTGTAAAAGGACagactgaagaaaatgaaaacccaAGTCAAGTTTAGATTACAACCAGATTTACTACAAAGACTCCTGagcatgtaaaagaaaaaagaatccCTCTTtggaaagagagacacaaaagagaaacacaaacccACCAGGCTTGACTGAATTAGATTTGATCTAATCCTTATGTGTTGTGCAATAGTTAGACTATTGCACAACACATAGGTGAAGGGAGACAAGTTGGAAACATTATGGTAGCATTCCTGTTTGAATGGTAGATCATGTAATAGATATCCAGAACTTCTAAAATATAAATCGTAAACAGTGGATTGAAAAAGGTAataatcagttattttcatgATGTCAGTCAATCAGTTAACAATTCAGTGTCAGCCCAAACTTTTTCTTGTCCTACTTTGATATTGAGCAATTCAACACCGAAGGGACAGTGAAAACAGTCTTTTTCGTGGTCACATTTAAGTCATATTTGTGGTCTTCAGTAATCATTTGATGTCTCTGTAAACAGGACATATTTGAGAAAGGCACTGGAGAGTCACAACACTTTGTGGTTGGTCTCATATTGTGTTTCTTCAGGCATTATATTAGGATTTATTTTGGTAGCTATGTTTATATTGCAGTCATTGTGTGATAACAAGACACTGGCCTTGAGACTATATCACATCTTGGCTGTCCTGTCACAGTTTGTCCCGCCGGTTGTTTACATGGGGTTTAAATTTGGCCTTTCACAGGAAGGTtaggatttgtgtgtgtgtgtgtgtgtgtgtgtgtgtgtgtgagtgagtgtgtgtgagagagtccAGAAAGGACTGAGTGTTTATGAGTAGCTAACAACTGCCAGACCAAAAGTTCTCACAGGTAGTGAGTGAGCTTCCAGCCACTTCCTCTTACAGCAGGGGTGTCAACCCATTTTCATTCCAGGTCACATCACATTATGGTTGTAAGTTGTAAATATAAGACTATATAAATGCATTAGCTTCTTGCCATGTTATATAATGTTTCTGCATTTGATTTTTTGGGGTGTTTTAGTAATAgcttaataattaataactaGCTCTGAAAGCAGAAATCTTAACAAAAATAATACCAAGTCATTCAAGTGTACAAGTATTTACATACCTTCAacatacatgtaaaaaaaaaaatacatcttttgAAAATTTGATGATTGGCTGATTTCTGCAGTCACGTAAAAGCTGGCATTCACTGCTGCAGTGTCTTGTGCTGTAACTTCTGCAAACACATTCTGTTAAAAACACTGGCTGCTTTTTAATTCTTGGACTTGGCTAAGGTTAGCATCCTCATTAagcacaaaaatgtatttaattttttgcatTTCGATCTCTCATTAaattgccttttcttttcttggacaTATCGACTGACTGCTCACTGCTAGAAATTACGGTGTGACACTGAGATGCTGTCTAGGCTGTACTGACTACTAGTAACTATGTgcagaaataacaaaatcagGGTGAATTCTGGGAGAAGTAGGGCCACATAAAATGAGGTGGTGGGCCAGATTTGGCCAATGGACCTTAATGCAGACATGCCAGATTTTAGCAACATGGGttcctttcttttcagattttaacTAATGGTTATGCCATTAGACGTGTTTTGCTTGGAATGCCAGTATATACCGCATGCACGCCCAGCTCTAATTTCTCCCATTTTCTCTGCAGAATGCCATTGTGTCCTTTAAAGAGCTGTGTGGCCTTTCAGCAGTGGCTAACCTGAAGCAGTGCATCTTGGCCCTTTCACCTCGACTGACTGGACCTGACAACAGCCCCCTGCTGGTGTTCAACCTCAACGACCAGTACCCTAACTTGGAGCCCCAAGGCATGCTATCAGAGGTCCTCAAGAAAGTGGTCACCACATATGACATGGTGAGTAGCTGCTGGAAAGAGTTGTTCCCTTTATGTGaactgcaataataataaaaacagcaaaggaaGAGACAAAATTTACTGACCTGTCCAGGTGAGATCTAAAATTTTCCATCCACTTATACAAAtctcaaacaaaaatgtgctgatttgttttaaggtaaattcactttttctttcttgtcttctcATGGCTCTTGTTCGAGCAACAGTGCAGTGAACTGTAGTTTATGGGGGTTTTGTCTATGTATCTGTCCctcaaagaggaaaagacaaccTAACCAAGCAAACTAGCCTAGACTCCAATCAAATCAATACCGTGGCTTTACTAGACCTAATTGATGGTGCTGGAGCTCTGTTAAGTAATAAAATCAATGTTCGCAACTTATGCAACATGCAATTGAGGCCATTCCCAGACAATGCCATTATCTTTAACACATCCTGTTCCCTTACATTGATTCTCAGCATATTATGAGGAAGTCGACTTTCCATCAGGCAGGAGGCAGAAATCCTGCTGTAAAAATGGCTACTTCTCCACTAGCAGAAGTAGATCACCAGGGGAATAGCTTAGTTTCCTGTATTTATTCCTGTGTTTTATCAGATTTATCTCCATCCTTTTGGTTGTAGCTTTATGTCCCCAGAATATTCATTTAACTCTGTGAGGTTAGATTCAGTGTTTGGTGTCAGTGtcaaacatttacagtatgcATAGAGGGAGAACCCACCGTAAGCTGAAAACAAGTCGGCACACAAGGTGTGGGTAGCATCatcttaaatgttttgtttgatacATTTGTAatatgatagatagatagatactttatccCGGgggaaattcaataataaataataatataattcaATATAGGCACTTGTGTGGCACAGACATGGAATTTAACTTTTATAGAAACAATGCACAGTAAttgttatttacttatttagttatttttatgGAACATTTTATCCCTTGGGACTCAATGATGAACATCTGAAAAGGGAGATGAAGCTGAAAGACTCATACAGACCGATTAAGGTGACCCCTCTACTCTGTTCTGGAGTGGAGGGCTAGCTAATTGGCCTCGATGGAAAGAACACCGGGAAAATTGAGTTGGATGGGAGAAATGGGGAATCGACGGGTGTTTGGGGACCAAAATCGAATAAATTAAGAGCAAGGGCTTAAGTGGTTTGAGGCTGCAGGCCTTGATCATCCGCAGAGTGCCGGAGGAGGCGAGCAGCAGGAAGGTGCACAGCTGAACAGGAGCTGACAAGTACAGAGGCATAAATGAAACGAGGAGAGCCAAACTTAAAGAGTTGTAAATAATGCATGAAACAGTACAATTAGAAATTCAGGCACTGTGTCAGAATCCACCACAGAGTAATCGGGC
This sequence is a window from Scatophagus argus isolate fScaArg1 chromosome 9, fScaArg1.pri, whole genome shotgun sequence. Protein-coding genes within it:
- the LOC124064283 gene encoding inactive phospholipase C-like protein 2, whose translation is MAEFGEDGRLPPLNLGDTTVPSDEAAGKTHCEVSVLNGDCGISENMVGSGVLVAPGSQAGVETANTSVGLDAKSEIPRRSSIIKDGSRQRKERKKTVSFSSMPTEKKISSASDCINAMVDGSELKKVRSNSRIYHRYFLLDADMQSLRWEPSKKESEKAKIDVKSIKEVRTGKNTDTFRTNGTYDQISEDCAFSIIFGENYESLDLVANTADVANIWVTGLRYLISYGKHTLNMIESSQNNMRLSWLGELFDEADSNNSKQITICVAVQLIKKLNPGLKNVKIELKFKELHKAKDKTGSDVTKEEFIEVFHDLCTRPEIYFLFVQFSSNKEFLDTKDLMIFLEAEQGMAQVSEDTSLEVIQKYEPSKEGQLKGWLSLDGFTNYLMSSECHIFDPEQKTVCQDMNQPLSHYYINASHNTYLIEDQFRGPSDVTGYIRALKMGCRSVELDVWDGPDNEPVIYTGHTMTSQISFRSVIDVINKYAFVASEFPLILCLENHCSLKQQRVMFQHLKKILGDKIQLDPPKPEDCYLPSPSALKGKILLKGKKLSTNCTASEGEVTDEDEGAEMSQRMSIESAEQQTIAPKKFQLSKDLSDLVTLCKSVEFKDFPTSFQSQKQWELCSFNEVFASRCASDFPGDFVNYNKKFLARVYPSPMRIDSSNMNPQDFWKCGCQIVAMNYQTPGLMMDLNIGWFRQNGNCGYVLRPAIMREQVSYFSANTKDSVPGVSPQLLHIKIISGQNFPKPKGSGAKGDVVDPYVYVEIHGIPADCAEQRTKTVHQNGDNPLFDESFEFQINLPELAMVRFVVLDDDYIGDEFIGQYTIPFECLQPGFRHVPLQSLTGEVLPHTLLFVHVAITNRRGGGKPHKRGLSVRKGKRSREYAIMRVLVIKAVDDVFKTALLPLREATDLRENMQNAIVSFKELCGLSAVANLKQCILALSPRLTGPDNSPLLVFNLNDQYPNLEPQGMLSEVLKKVVTTYDMVIQTSKALLENCEGVYERILQTQKAAMEFHENLHDLAMKEGLKGRKLHKAVESFTWNITILKGQADLLKHARSEVQENLKQIHYAALTCNLSKGGPAGGSSGSDSKSRRSLEAIPEKATGEAELTDEDN